In Pyricularia oryzae 70-15 chromosome 2, whole genome shotgun sequence, one genomic interval encodes:
- a CDS encoding multidrug resistance protein 11, producing the protein MQGAEPSVKAAQVRTWLAVGTKSIPKSPQLQIRNLRPSVKILHPVNICLVGIAPMESRVSEKLEQPATAEPAYIEEPIRSVSQDNRNNLSDLEADVLNQQIASSDRGFGIATIYRYASVFDMVLIAISSICAIAGGAGLPLMTLLFGNYQGIIQDYYAGKSAYDEYVAQMTTLALCFVYLAIGEFFTVYIATAGFIYSGERISNKIRDRYLHSCLRQNIAYLDTKLSSGEITTCITTEINQIKAGISEKLGMTLGAVATFVSAFAIGFASYWKLTLVLCSSVFALITTIGVATLFISKSSIKLFLSSSAAGALAGDVFESVRTAVAFGTQERLAKLYNEHLFQAEKYGFKVKAITSIMVASMMLILYLNYALSFWVGSTFLINSETSVARILTVTMAIMMGAFDIGHAAPHFQAFVMALGSAKKIFNTIDRKPPLSLDPSANPNQKVENMQGKICFENIKMVYPSRPEVVVLQDFNIEIAAGKTTAVVGPSGSGKSTLVGLLERFYNPVRGTIYFDGRDISTLSIPWLRRNIGLVAQEPTLFNTTIFDNIRRGLPASASESIDMQRDRVVSAAKMANAHDFICQLPDGYNTIVGERGSRLSGGQKQRICIARAIISDPKVLLLDEATSALDIESEKAVQVGLKQASAGRTVIVIAHRLSTIQDADQIVVLSHGSIVEQGTHEDLLERNCVYSKLMDAQNLAEMLACQETQFRTKEITTASCGRDENDSFLAKDQSTVKALAAGTSTSQRAAHVAKYDIWTLIRFIASFNKQERNLMLWGLIWAVICGTGTPIQAIFFAKQIMILGQPLSSETVEAIKKRSDFWSAMYLLLAVVQFVAFAFQGLAFAKCSERLIRRVRNMTFGHLLRQDQAFFDDMETGALLSFLSTETANIAGLSGATLGTLLTVSTTLIAALVLGLLIGWKLSLVIASAVPVLLACGYLRFHMLAKFSRHSQDSFAQSASIANETITSLRTVAALVREDEALAEYRRIIKKQQHKSLISTLRSSALYAASSSAFFLAFALGFWYGGTLLARREYDQFQFFVCFSAIVFGAQSAGTFFSYAREMGDAHGAAVNLKRLSDRRPAIDTWSEAGAAVNRSSSTGAIEFRNVDFSYPKQSDRLVLQNLSLRIPAGQYVGLVGASGSGKSTVVSLLERFYDPVAGSIHLDGQDIRTLNLKQYRAIISLVGQEPTLYQGTVRDNILLGIPCPNLVHSETIKKACMDANIYDFIQSLPNGLDTPVGNNGVLLSGGQKQRIALARALIRNPRVLLLDEATSALDSKSASLVQAALHKAVNSRRTIISVAHRLSTVRHAHVILVLANGAVAEAGNHDELMRKDGLYAQMVRYQSIQSSL; encoded by the exons ATGCAAGGGGCTGAGCCAAGTGTGAAAGCAGCACAAGTACGCACCTGGTTGGCGGTAGGGACAAAGAGCATCCCCAAAAGCCCGCAA CTTCAAATCCGCAATCTACGGCCCTCGGTAAAGATTTTACATCCAGTCAACATTTGCCTAGTAGGCATCGCACCTATGGAGTCTCGCGTGTCGGAGAAGCTGGAGCAGCCAGCCACTGCGGAGCCCGCATATATTGAGGAGCCTATTCGTTCGGTGTCACAAGACAACCGCAATAATCTCTCCGACCTCGAGGCTGATGTTCTAAACCAGCAAATCGCCTCGTCCGATCGTGGTTTTGGCATCGCCACCATCTACCGATATGCGTCAGTTTTTGACATGGTGCTAATTGCCATCAGTTCCATTTGCGCCATCGCAGGCGGTGCCGGCCTGCCCTTGATGACATTGCTATTTGGCAACTATCAGGGAATCATACAGGATTATTATGCGGGCAAAAGTGCATACGACGAGTACGTTGCCCAGATGACAACCTTGGCCTTGTGCTTTGTATACCTCGCCATTGGTGAGTTCTTCACGGTTTACATTGCGACCGCGGGCTTTATCTACTCGGGAGAACGCATCAGCAATAAAATACGCGATCGTTACCTGCACAGCTGCCTGCGTCAAAACATTGCCTACCTGGACACCAAACTTAGCAGTGGCGAGATAACCACCTGCATCACCACCGAGATCAACCAAATCAAAGCAGGCATTTCGGAAAAGCTAGGCATGACGCTCGGTGCGGTCGCTACTTTTGTTTCGGCCTTCGCGATTGGCTTCGCGTCTTACTGGAAACTCACGCTAGTTCTCTGCTCCTCAGTCTTTGCTCTCATCACCACCATAGGCGTCGCAACCTTGTTCATTAGCAAGAGCAGCATCAAATTGTTTCTCTCCTCTTCTGCGGCCGGGGCTCTGGCCGGCGACGTCTTTGAGTCTGTCCGCACCGCCGTCGCCTTTGGAACCCAGGAGCGCCTTGCAAAGCTGTACAACGAGCACCTTTTCCAGGCTGAGAAGTACGGGTTCAAGGTCAAAGCAATCACCAGCATCATGGTTGCCAGCATGATGCTTATACTATACCTCAATTATGCCCTGTCGTTCTGGGTCGGTAGTACGTTTCTTATCAATTCGGAGACCTCGGTTGCCAGGATCCTTACAGTCACCATGGCAATCATGATGGGCGCCTTTGACATTGGCCATGCGGCACCCCACTTCCAAGCCTTTGTGATGGCTCTCGGATCGGCCAAGAAGATTTTCAACACAATCGACAGGAAACCCCCGCTGTCTTTGGACCCGAGCGCGAATCCAAACCAGAAGGTGGAAAACATGCAGGGTAAAATCTGCTTCGAAAACATCAAGATGGTCTACCCGTCTCGGCCGGAAGTGGTGGTGCTACAAGACTTTAATATCGAAATAGCGGCGGGCAAAACCACAGCAGTCGTGGGACCGTCTGGGTCAGGGAAAAGCACGCTCGTCGGGCTGCTGGAAAGGTTCTACAACCCCGTTCGAGGTACGATATATTTTGATGGACGAGATATTAGTACCTTGAGCATCCCTTGGCTGCGCAGGAATATTGGTCTGGTAGCTCAAGAGCCGACGCTTTTCAACACTACCATCTTTGACAACATTCGCCGGGGCCTACCAGCATCAGCAAGCGAGAGTATAGATATGCAAAGGGACCGGGTGGTGAGCGCCGCAAAGATGGCAAACGCGCACGACTTTATCTGTCAACTCCCCGACGGCTACAACACCATTGTTGGCGAGCGAGGTTCTCGTCTTTCCGGTGGTCAAAAGCAACGCATTTGCATAGCACGGGCCATCATTTCAGACCCAAAAG TCCTCTTGCTTGATGAGGCAACCAGTGCTCTCGACATTGAATCGGAAAAGGCGGTCCAGGTCGGGCTCAAGCAGGCAAGTGCGGGACGCACGGTTATCGTAATTGCTCACCGGCTCTCAACGATTCAAGATGCGGACCAGATTGTGGTTCTCTCTCATGGTTCCATCGTCGAGCAGGGAACCCACGAGGACCTGCTGGAGAGAAATTGCGTGTATTCCAAACTGATGGATGCGCAGAACCTCGCTGAAATGCTGGCCTGCCAGGAGACGCAGTTCCGGACCAAAGAGATTACCACTGCATCTTGCGGCAGGGATGAAAATGACTCTTTTTTGGCCAAGGACCAGTCCACAGTCAAAGCACTTGCAGCCGGCACCTCCACATCCCAACGCGCGGCTCATGTGGCCAAGTATGATATATGGACGCTGATCCGCTTCATCGCCTCCTTTAACAAGCAGGAAAGGAACCTGATGCTATGGGGCCTCATCTGGGCCGTCATATGTGGCACCGGGACGCCCATCCAGGCCATCTTTTTTGCCAAACAAATCATG ATTCTTGGCCAGCCATTGTCCTCGGAAACAGTAGAGGCCATCAAAAAGCGAAGCGACTTTTGGAGCGCCATGTACCTGTTGTTGGCCGTGGTGCAGTTTGTGGCATTCGCCTTCCAGGGGCTGGCGTTCGCAAAATGTTCAGAGCGACTCATCCGGCGCGTGCGCAACATGACTTTTGGGCACCTACTGCGCCAGGACCAGGCCTTTTTCGACGACATGGAAACGGGTGCCCTGCTCTCCTTTCTCTCCACCGAAACGGCCAACATCGCTGGTCTCAGCGGCGCAACCCTGGGCACGCTGCTTACCGTCAGCACGACCCTGATTGCCGCCCTAGTATTGGGTCTCTTAATCGGCTGGAAGCTCTCGCTGGTCATTGCCTCGGCCGTCCCCGTACTCCTGGCTTGCGGGTATCTGCGCTTCCACATGCTGGCCAAGTTTTCTAGGCATTCGCAGGATTCATTTGCCCAGTCAGCGTCCATAGCCAACGAAACCATCACCTCATTGCGCACTGTTGCTGCGCTTGTCCGGGAGGACGAGGCCCTCGCCGAATACCGTCGCATTATCAAAAAGCAGCAGCACAAAAGCCTCATCTCAACTTTGCGGTCGAGCGCGCTATATGCCGCCTCAAGCTCGGCTTTTTTCCTAGCCTTTGCGCTTGGATTTTGGTACGGCGGCACGCTACTCGCGAGGCGCGAGTACGACCAGTTCCAATTTTTTGTATGTTTTTCGGCCATCGTGTTTGGCGCCCAATCGGCCGGAACCTTCTTTTCGTACGCCCGCGAGATGGGAGACGCGCACGGCGCCGCGGTGAACTTGAAGCGCCTTTCCGACAGGAGACCGGCCATCGACACGTGGTCCGAGGCTGGAGCGGCCGTGAACCGCAGCTCGTCCACGGGGGCCATTGAGTTTCGTAATGTAGATTTCAGCTATCCAAAACAAAGCGACCGTTTGGTGCTCCAAAACCTCAGCCTTCGCATCCCGGCCGGACAATATGTTGGACTGGTAGGGGCTTCGGGTAGCGGCAAAAGCACCGTCGTCTCTCTTTTGGAGCGCTTTTACGATCCGGTTGCTGGAAGCATCCACCTCGACGGCCAGGACATCCGCACGCTCAACCTAAAACAATACCGCGCCATCATATCCTTGGTTGGTCAGGAGCCCACGCTCTACCAGGGAACCGTGCGGGATAATATACTCCTTGGAATACCTTGTCCGAACCTTGTCCATAGTGAAACCATAAAAAAGGCATGTATGGACGCCAACATCTACGATTTTATTCAATCCTTGCCAAACGGCCTTGATACACCCGTCGGTAACAATGGCGTCCTTCTTTCGGGCGGCCAAAAGCAGCGCATCGCCCTGGCACGCGCTCTAATCCGCAATCCCCGGGTCCTGCTGCTCGACGAGGCCACGTCGGCACTGGACTCAAAGTCAGCATCTCTGGTACAGGCTGCGCTACATAAAGCGGTTAACAGCAGACGGACAATTATATCGGTCGCTCATCGTTTAAGCACGGTCCGGCACGCCCATGTTATCCTGGTCCTCGCCAACGGGGCCGTTGCCGAAGCAGGTAATCATGACGAGCTGATGCGCAaggatggtttgtatgcacaGATGGTTAGATACCAGTCGATTCAGAGCAGCCTTTGA